A single region of the Hypanus sabinus isolate sHypSab1 chromosome 21, sHypSab1.hap1, whole genome shotgun sequence genome encodes:
- the sec11a gene encoding signal peptidase complex catalytic subunit SEC11A → MLSLDFLNDVRRMNKRQLYYQVLNFGMIVSSALMIWKGLMVLTGSESPIVVVLSGSMEPAFHRGDLLFLTNRVEDPIRVGEIVVFRIEGREIPIVHRVLKIHEKENGDIKFLTKGDNNAVDDRGLYRQGQHWLEKKDVVGRARGFVPYIGIVTILMNDYPKFKYAVLVLLGLFVLVHRE, encoded by the exons ATGCTGTCGCTGGATTTCCTCAACGATGTGCGGCGAATGAATAAGCGGCAG CTGTACTATCAGGTGTTGAATTTTGGTATGATTGTATCATCTGCACTGATGATATGGAAAGGACTGATGGTCCTCACAGGGAGTGAAAGTCCAATTGTAGTTGTACTCAG TGGGAGTATGGAACCTGCATTCCATCGAGGGGATCTTCTATTCCTGACAAATCGAGTCGAGGATCCCATTAGAGTTGGTGAAATTGTTGTCTTCAGAATTGAGGGACGAGAAATTCCAATAGTACACAGAGTACTGAAAATTCATGAGAA AGAAAATGGTGACATCAAGTTCCTGACGAAAGGTGACAACAACGCTGTTGATGACAGAGGCCTGTACAGGCAGGGACAACATTGGCTAGAGAAAAAAGATGTTGTGGGAAGAGCTCGTGG GTTTGTTCCTTATATAGGCATTGTGACCATTCTCATGAATGACTACCCAAAATTTAAG TATGCAGTGCTCGTTCTGCTGGGTTTGTTTGTGCTGGTCCATCGAGAGTAA